One genomic window of Arthrobacter caoxuetaonis includes the following:
- a CDS encoding methyltransferase domain-containing protein has protein sequence MPDAIFSHPRLAGVYDALEGDRSDLDTYLDLAAEARVNAVLDVGCGTGTLACLLAARGVAVLGVDPAPASVEVARSKPGAGSVRWIHTCLRPGGMFAFETHSDGGRLDSTSTLRFRTQGALRSTLAEAGFGAVEIRDLPYAPNRGWLVLATA, from the coding sequence ATGCCGGACGCGATCTTCTCCCACCCCAGGCTTGCCGGGGTGTACGACGCCCTGGAAGGCGACCGCAGTGACCTCGACACGTATCTCGACCTGGCCGCGGAGGCTCGGGTGAACGCGGTTCTCGACGTCGGTTGTGGAACCGGTACGCTGGCGTGCCTTCTCGCAGCGCGCGGCGTTGCAGTGCTTGGTGTGGATCCGGCGCCGGCATCTGTTGAGGTGGCCCGTTCCAAGCCGGGAGCCGGCAGCGTGAGGTGGATTCACACCTGCCTCCGCCCCGGCGGGATGTTTGCTTTTGAAACCCACTCTGACGGTGGACGGTTGGACTCCACCAGCACCTTGCGCTTCCGCACCCAGGGCGCGCTGCGCTCCACCCTTGCGGAGGCCGGATTCGGAGCAGTGGAGATCCGGGATCTGCCGTATGCGCCAAACCGCGGGTGGCTGGTGCTGGCAACCGCCTGA